The Apus apus isolate bApuApu2 chromosome 4, bApuApu2.pri.cur, whole genome shotgun sequence genome contains the following window.
AAAAATACGGGCAGGGCAAGTATTTCAAATCTGATTAAATTAAATCAACCGTTAGCACGTGTTCTAATTAAAGCAGAGATTCACACCCCTAGCACTGCCTCCCCGAGGGAGCATTACGATCTGTAACCTCTGCCTGCAGTCAAACGCTCCCTTCTACCGCAGGggggaactaaaaaaaaagtttaataaatTGTTTCTCCCTGCTGTAAAAAACGGTGGATGGCGCAAGAGCTCACTCCTGTCAACCTGAGCTCCCCCTCGGGCACTGCTGCAAAGGGCAAGCCTCAGCCTTTGGTGCCACCGGCCTGCCCCTTCCCGCCCCCCACGAGCGCAGCCCCAGTGTCGGGTGGCGGTACCAGAGTGAGGGGCAGTGACGCCAGGAAGGAGACTCCAAGGTCTGGCCGGTGCGCCCGGGGAGGGCGCGGTGAGGGGCTAGCAGCGGGAGAGACATtagcagctggagaaggaacCGAGCATCGTATCCCTTACTTGGCTTAGGCAAAGGCACAAAGAGAAAACCCCTCCgctaggaaaaaatatattcctcGAGTACTCACGGAGCGGTGCGTCGAGCTGTGCCCGTTGCCGACGGCGGAAGGGGGAAAGGCGCCGGCACCGCCGCCGGCTCCTCCGCGGGCTGCTGCGCTCCCATCAGCCGAGCTGGGCGGCAGCGAACACGGTGTCTGGCTAGCCCGGCGGTTCGGAGGAACTCCGAGATTAAAAAGACGGACTTCTTCTGTGAATAAATCAATTTATGAACATCAGAGCATGttaaagaactttaaaaagtcCCCTCCTCCGACCTGTGGTTGAGggacagttaaaaataattgccCTTGTTAAGGGGCAGAAGACCAGGTTACAGGGAAAACTACCTACTTTCAAAGCCCGCTAATGGCCGTACGATTAACTAGGTTACTTAAGCCTAATAACCTCCCTAGCATCAGTCCCAGTGACCCACCCCATTAAGCCCCACCAGCGAAACCCTATAAAACACGCAAGGGGAATGTCCAACATATGAGCACATTTATTAGTATTATGTTCCTGAGATAACATGTGCCCCTACATACCGCTGCAGACAGGTTGGGGAAAGAGGGAGCCCTGTTTAGGGCATGTCTTGAGACCAGAACCAAGGCACCGGGAGAGTGATGTGTGGTCCTCACCGTTACTGTCACTCAGTCTCCTgtcctctgctttcctcctcccGTGTTGGTGTCTCCAGCCAAACAATAGCTACGTTTATGGCGAGCCTTTCCCCCCACTGATTAAACCCAAGCCAACCAATGGCAGCCAGAACGAAACTAAAATTCACGGAATATCTTTTCGATCATAAACGGGaattaaaagctaaaaaaaaaaaaaaaaaaaaaaagaggagaggggGTGGTGGTGACGGTGAGGGAAGACAAAAACTCTTCCACAGAAACAGTTCTTGCAGTAACACCCTCGGTAGAGGAGCGGTCgaggggaagagaggggaaagggaaatcGGGGAAGCAGCAAGCCCGGTGTCTCCCATGCcttccagagctgcagagaaataGGATGCTTTCCCGGCATTTCCCTGCCAGGGCGAGGTCTCTGTAGTTTACTACACGTGAGTTGTTACGGTATTTGCCAAGATTCGGAGCGGGGCTGCTTGGGGCACAGGCACACGCAAGCGATTAGGGAGTGGGGAGCTCCAGCCAGCCGGGGGAGCACAGCTGCCAAAGCGGGTCCCCGAGGGGTGCTCCTGGGCCTCCCTGCCCGTGCCTCCCAAGGGAGGCAACACCGCTCAGCTCACTGCTGGGAGTTCCTCCCTCTTCGCCTCCCCCGGCTGGAGTAAAACCCCACCCAGGGTCTGCAGAAGAGGAAACCGTCTTCAAGCTTTGACTGCAGAATTCTGCACCGACACCTTCACCCTCCAAACCCGatttctggagaaaaatctGCCCCGGACtctgccccaggcagcagcaacagggcAGGCGAGCAGGAGCCGGGCTAACTGCCGATGGAAGGTGGCCGGGAGGCGTCCAGCCCTCACACAAAGCTGACTCGAACTGTGGCTGTTTTCGCAATAGTTTTAACACTGTGGCAGcgatgaaaggaagaaaagcgGCAGGGAGGGAACAGCAACACCCTGCCGAGCTGCCCATTCCTGGTAGTGCCGGCTCTGCAGAGGGTTTGCCGGTGATAAACCCTGTGGGCTGATCCCGCAAGCCCACCTTCTCGGGAGCGGCGCCCACCCCATCCCCCGAGATGCCCGGGGCACCAGCAGCTCCGcggcagtggggctgggggataGGTGCGCTCTGCGCCCCTTCCCCACACCTCGGCAAATGACAGCGGTTCTGTTATTAAAcgtatgttttttgtttgtttttttggttggttggttttttttgtgggttggctttttttttttttttcctctcctttttcctagAGGGCTATTTTAACTCGTAAAATCTTGGTCTGGCTTGGAACTTGTCATAACAGGAGcctgttttatttattgtgttatttatttcttttacgCGCAACAATACCCTGAACATAGGTCCGTTTGAAAAAAGGAGTTTccaaaaacaggaaagaaagagagagagagagaggaaaagagagagcaaaggaaggagagggggaaagagagaaagaggggaagaaagacagaaagagggagaggaggacagGAGGAGACGAAGTGAGATAAAGAAAGAAAGCCAGAAAGAAACcaagaaagagagaaaccaCACATGCCAGtccttcaaaattaaaacaagaagcCCAGAAGGATTCTTTTTGGTATTAATATTACTTAACATTTAAAACTCCGGGAACTTCAAACAAACtttttgcagggaaaagaaagagaaaagaactaTTCTCTGGAAACCATTTGTTCGCAACTCGAACTGTGCCATTTTGGCTTAGAAACAAAACTAGAAACGCCCAACACTCTGTCCCcgtccccccacccccacatACGTCTTTTcagcacacattttaaaataaatatccttACGAGTCTTTCCAGAATGCTTCCTTGTTACAAACTGATAGGATAGGTTACAACATCTCCCAGCTGTGTGCCTGGAAGTTAGGATTTAGTTCTTTAAATAACAGGAC
Protein-coding sequences here:
- the SCRG1 gene encoding scrapie-responsive protein 1 isoform X1, which translates into the protein MPTRCEHVAEHGKSRPEEVRLFNLGVPPNRRASQTPCSLPPSSADGSAAARGGAGGGAGAFPPSAVGNGHSSTHRSLSYVPEDVRLQLKTAVCKIRVAPARTLELSNTSV
- the SCRG1 gene encoding scrapie-responsive protein 1 isoform X2, with protein sequence MPTRCEHVAEHGKSRPEEVRLFNLGVPPNRRASQTPCSLPPSSADGSAAARGGAGGGAGAFPPSAVGNGHSSTHRSEDVGRRSFQRLWLSLAPFSHRPPRSPAAGTALA